One Nostoc sp. UHCC 0302 DNA window includes the following coding sequences:
- a CDS encoding thioesterase II family protein: MTTTPTFNSWVTCPKPNPQAKVRLFCFPYAGGGASAFRTWSNSLPDTVEVCPVELPGRGRQIKSVLFTQLKPLVSAIASILIPYLDKPFAFFGHSMGGLISFELTRLLRSEYGLAPFHLFISGRRAPQLPSTKPPIYALPEHELLAKLRRFDGTPNAVLEDPELLQLFLPILRADFAVVDTYVYNHEPPLDCPISVFGGLQDQEATHNDLQAWLEQTTASFSLQMLNGGHFFINSEQAVLLENIAQELQMGLASLV, encoded by the coding sequence ATGACAACTACACCAACTTTTAATTCCTGGGTTACTTGTCCCAAGCCTAATCCTCAAGCAAAGGTACGTTTATTCTGCTTTCCTTATGCTGGTGGTGGGGCTTCAGCTTTTCGCACTTGGTCTAATAGCTTACCTGACACTGTTGAAGTCTGTCCTGTGGAACTACCAGGACGGGGAAGACAAATCAAGTCAGTTCTGTTCACGCAGTTAAAACCGCTGGTAAGTGCGATCGCTTCCATTCTCATACCATACTTAGACAAACCATTCGCCTTCTTCGGTCACAGTATGGGTGGACTAATTAGCTTTGAATTGACTCGTCTACTCCGCTCTGAGTACGGTTTAGCTCCATTTCACCTCTTTATATCTGGTCGCCGCGCCCCGCAGCTCCCGTCAACTAAACCACCCATCTACGCCCTACCAGAACATGAGTTACTAGCGAAACTACGCCGTTTTGATGGGACTCCCAACGCAGTTTTAGAAGATCCAGAACTGTTACAGTTGTTCCTTCCTATTCTGCGGGCAGACTTTGCAGTTGTAGACACTTATGTTTATAATCACGAGCCACCGCTTGATTGTCCTATTAGCGTTTTTGGTGGTTTGCAAGACCAGGAAGCTACTCACAATGATTTGCAAGCATGGCTAGAGCAAACTACCGCTTCTTTCTCATTACAGATGCTTAATGGTGGACACTTTTTTATCAACTCAGAGCAAGCAGTATTATTGGAAAATATAGCTCAAGAATTGCAAATGGGATTAGCTTCACTAGTGTAA
- a CDS encoding type II toxin-antitoxin system HicB family antitoxin has translation MKYTIIIQWSDEDECFVVSLPEWGEFCHTHGYTYEEVLKNAQEVLEMLIESSLEDGQPLPEPQTLGQSLKVA, from the coding sequence ATGAAATACACAATAATTATTCAATGGTCTGACGAAGATGAATGTTTTGTTGTCAGTCTTCCTGAATGGGGAGAGTTTTGTCACACTCACGGCTACACCTATGAAGAAGTTCTCAAAAATGCTCAAGAAGTTTTAGAAATGCTGATTGAGTCATCTTTAGAAGATGGTCAACCTCTCCCAGAGCCTCAAACGCTAGGACAGTCATTGAAAGTAGCATAA
- a CDS encoding type II toxin-antitoxin system RelE/ParE family toxin, whose translation MYSVVLSAEAEKIYSSADQALAKKIARCFEQLEQTPRFHPNIKPLKGDLAGYYRYRIGDYRVIYQIDDDISQVVVNTIAHRREVYE comes from the coding sequence ATGTATAGCGTTGTTTTATCTGCTGAAGCAGAAAAGATTTATAGTTCAGCAGACCAAGCTTTAGCCAAAAAAATTGCTAGATGCTTTGAGCAACTCGAACAAACTCCTCGTTTCCACCCCAATATTAAACCTCTCAAAGGTGACTTAGCAGGCTACTACCGTTATCGCATAGGTGACTATCGCGTGATTTACCAAATTGATGATGACATAAGTCAAGTTGTTGTAAACACTATTGCTCATCGACGAGAGGTGTATGAGTAA
- a CDS encoding HEAT repeat domain-containing protein gives MILVFEWFTTWVAGKAFGFLVKTIISEEFVKDLVKDYAKDFFKSIFNNAVTASFKREPLDKAVVMAVTEFLQLMQQDLKDGDRSEDEIKESTQPIKQFLKHQEVKEILGTAFKHDCQVINTKRLEEIWYQLNPSCSLLEDFNWKRVGKKYLQKVKEIIREVPELREILDSWNLEKIRENTTEIAGIIPAFDLKRYQEGIRECYGNLKLDSLDTSGYAYNELKLWRIFTAQNVRETHQVLPQVHELPKEHLRRLRESDQVEAEVELEELERHKRVYFEQPIRSVLDIVNKKQDYKYLVILGDPGSGKSTLLQFLALNWAESPLDNVISLPIPLLIELRTYMRRREDKECNNFLEFFHQCSGAIHHLNQLEVDKQLKAGNALVMFDGLDEVFDPGKREDVITDIHRFTNDYPEVQVIVTSRIIGYKPQRLLNAEFRHFILQDLDSEQIQGFINRWHELTFTDAVDKVRKRERLKRGIAASKSIAELAGNPLLLTMMAILNRNQELPRDRAELYNQASRVLLHQWDVERALTEDKRLDPKTIDYKDKQAMLRQVAYLMQTGDKGLAGNLINENDLVKVLTNYLKTIEFDKPREVARVMINQLRTRNFMLCFLGADYYAFVHRTFLEYFCAWEFVWQFKETQTLTIEELKNEVFGKHWQDESWHEVLLLIAGMIEPRFVGEILDYLMAQDGEEEKFVNLFLAAKCLVEVRNRSVIASTATELLNRLKECATEYYDDYDGDVRVAAVQELAQNFKDDPDTKSILKQCATEDYDGDLRLVAVRELVHNFKDDPDTKSILKQCATEDYDGDLRLVAVRELAQNFKDDPDTKSILKQCAAQDDDGDVRLVAVRELAQNFKDDPDTKTWLRERATQDDNYDVRGAAVRELAKNFKDDPDTKFILKECATQDDDYDVRGAAVQELAKNFKDDPDTRTWLKERATQDDNYYVRGAAVQELAKNFKDDPDTKIILKERATHDNYWDVRGTAVRELARNFKDNLDTKIILKERATQDNSASVRGAAVRELANNFKDDSDTKTWLKECATQDNSASVRSAAVQELAKHFKYQAELFEIYYNCAVNDPFKDTHELLFNPNPRYIALEIIIKQFPQHPQTLPLLHDRAENDPDEQVREFAQKKLAQLEK, from the coding sequence ATGATATTGGTATTTGAGTGGTTCACTACCTGGGTAGCGGGAAAAGCATTTGGATTTCTTGTCAAGACTATTATCAGCGAAGAGTTTGTTAAGGATTTAGTCAAGGACTACGCTAAAGATTTTTTCAAAAGTATCTTTAATAATGCTGTAACCGCGTCCTTTAAGCGAGAACCGCTCGATAAAGCTGTTGTCATGGCTGTAACAGAATTTTTGCAACTGATGCAGCAGGATTTAAAAGACGGCGATCGTTCTGAAGATGAAATCAAAGAGTCCACGCAGCCAATAAAGCAATTTCTGAAGCATCAAGAAGTAAAAGAAATTTTGGGAACTGCTTTTAAACATGACTGTCAGGTGATAAACACCAAAAGATTAGAAGAAATTTGGTATCAACTTAATCCCTCATGCTCGTTACTGGAAGATTTTAACTGGAAACGAGTTGGCAAGAAATATCTGCAAAAGGTTAAAGAGATTATTAGAGAAGTTCCTGAACTGCGAGAGATTCTTGATTCCTGGAATCTAGAAAAAATTAGGGAAAACACAACAGAGATAGCCGGGATTATTCCTGCATTTGATTTGAAACGCTATCAAGAAGGAATCCGTGAGTGCTATGGCAATCTCAAATTAGATAGCTTAGATACTAGCGGCTATGCCTATAACGAACTTAAATTATGGCGGATTTTTACTGCTCAAAATGTCCGGGAAACTCATCAAGTTTTGCCACAAGTTCACGAACTGCCTAAAGAACATCTTAGACGGCTGCGAGAAAGCGACCAAGTAGAAGCAGAAGTGGAATTAGAAGAATTAGAACGCCACAAACGGGTTTATTTTGAACAGCCGATCCGTTCAGTTTTAGATATTGTCAATAAAAAGCAAGATTATAAATATCTTGTGATTTTGGGCGATCCTGGTTCAGGTAAGTCTACATTGTTGCAATTTCTGGCTTTGAATTGGGCTGAGTCTCCACTGGATAATGTTATATCTTTACCAATTCCCTTGCTAATTGAATTACGCACTTATATGCGGCGACGGGAAGATAAAGAGTGCAATAATTTTCTCGAATTCTTTCATCAATGTAGTGGTGCAATTCATCATCTCAATCAGCTTGAAGTAGATAAACAATTAAAAGCTGGTAATGCCTTGGTGATGTTTGATGGTTTGGATGAAGTATTTGACCCTGGTAAGCGCGAGGATGTAATTACTGATATTCATCGCTTTACTAATGACTATCCTGAAGTGCAGGTAATTGTCACTTCTCGGATTATTGGCTATAAACCGCAACGATTGCTTAATGCTGAGTTTCGCCACTTTATATTACAAGATTTAGACTCAGAACAAATTCAGGGTTTTATCAACCGTTGGCATGAGTTAACTTTTACCGATGCAGTAGATAAAGTAAGAAAACGGGAACGGCTAAAAAGAGGAATTGCAGCTTCCAAATCTATTGCAGAATTGGCGGGAAATCCTCTGCTGTTGACGATGATGGCAATTCTAAATCGAAATCAAGAGCTACCAAGAGATAGGGCGGAGCTTTATAATCAAGCATCACGGGTGTTGCTGCATCAATGGGATGTGGAACGCGCTTTGACAGAAGATAAGAGGTTAGATCCCAAAACGATTGATTATAAAGATAAGCAAGCGATGCTGCGTCAGGTTGCTTATCTTATGCAAACTGGTGATAAAGGTTTGGCAGGTAATTTGATTAATGAAAATGATTTAGTCAAAGTTCTGACTAATTATCTCAAAACCATAGAATTTGATAAACCCAGAGAAGTGGCGCGGGTGATGATTAATCAGCTGCGGACTCGCAACTTTATGTTATGTTTCCTGGGTGCAGATTATTATGCTTTTGTGCATCGGACATTTTTAGAATATTTCTGTGCTTGGGAGTTTGTCTGGCAGTTTAAAGAAACGCAAACGCTGACTATTGAGGAACTTAAGAATGAAGTTTTTGGCAAACACTGGCAAGATGAAAGTTGGCATGAAGTCTTGCTACTAATTGCGGGAATGATTGAGCCAAGATTTGTTGGGGAGATTCTTGATTATTTAATGGCGCAAGATGGCGAAGAGGAAAAGTTTGTTAATCTCTTTTTAGCGGCCAAGTGTCTTGTAGAGGTGAGAAATCGCTCAGTAATTGCGTCAACAGCTACCGAATTACTTAACCGGCTCAAAGAATGCGCTACTGAGTATTATGATGATTATGATGGTGATGTGCGAGTTGCAGCAGTCCAAGAATTAGCCCAGAACTTCAAAGATGACCCCGACACCAAATCCATCCTCAAACAATGCGCTACTGAGGATTATGATGGTGATTTGAGACTTGTAGCAGTCCGAGAATTAGTTCACAACTTTAAAGATGACCCCGATACCAAATCCATCCTCAAACAATGCGCTACTGAGGATTATGATGGTGATTTGAGACTTGTAGCAGTCCGAGAATTAGCCCAGAACTTTAAAGATGACCCCGATACCAAATCCATCCTCAAACAATGCGCTGCCCAGGATGATGACGGCGATGTGAGACTTGTAGCAGTCCGAGAATTAGCCCAGAACTTCAAAGATGACCCCGACACTAAAACCTGGCTTAGAGAACGTGCTACCCAGGATGATAACTACGATGTGCGAGGTGCGGCAGTCCGAGAATTAGCCAAGAACTTCAAAGATGATCCCGACACTAAATTTATTCTCAAAGAATGCGCTACCCAGGATGATGACTACGATGTGCGAGGTGCAGCAGTCCAAGAATTAGCCAAGAACTTCAAAGATGACCCCGACACTAGAACCTGGCTTAAAGAACGCGCTACTCAGGATGATAACTACTATGTGCGAGGTGCAGCAGTCCAAGAATTAGCCAAGAACTTCAAAGATGACCCTGACACCAAAATCATCCTCAAAGAACGTGCTACCCATGATAATTACTGGGATGTGCGAGGTACAGCAGTCCGAGAATTAGCCAGGAACTTCAAAGATAACCTCGACACCAAAATAATCCTTAAAGAACGCGCTACCCAGGATAATAGTGCGAGTGTGCGAGGTGCAGCAGTCCGAGAATTAGCTAATAACTTTAAAGATGACTCGGACACTAAAACCTGGCTCAAAGAATGCGCTACCCAGGATAATAGTGCGAGTGTGCGAAGTGCAGCAGTCCAAGAATTAGCTAAACACTTTAAATATCAGGCTGAGTTGTTTGAAATATACTACAACTGCGCTGTCAATGACCCCTTTAAGGATACCCATGAGCTCCTGTTTAATCCCAATCCTCGGTACATTGCATTGGAGATAATTATCAAGCAATTTCCTCAGCATCCCCAGACTTTACCACTGTTGCACGACAGAGCAGAGAATGACCCAGATGAGCAAGTGCGAGAATTTGCTCAGAAGAAGTTGGCACAATTAGAGAAGTAA
- a CDS encoding NACHT domain-containing protein translates to MTGIDAWAISVVSGVATPIFQSLLTSGGKVLGNVGRSLDETTKKIIFTASKQYEKKYEERHGILKVLGMREPVKLESVYTAVQFLDDDAIRSFESIENLENFYRQAKNRRFQSQNSRKQAGIKVANDKQYLMVLGGPGAGKSTFLRKMGQEALKGKKGQFINSCIPVFIELKKFTSSDINIEKIIAEEFELCGFPDPDKFTAKALEDGKLLILLDGLDEVPTKKLTEAISEIQNFVDKYDNNRFITSCRTAAYRTGFRRFSDVVMADFDDEQIQQFIYNWFNSEADKQVKTGDKCWELLQKAENVAAKELAHTPLLLTFLCLVYDRSQSFPGNRSVLYRKALRILLEEWASEKRILQDEIYQGLHTELEEILLSEIAYTGFKSDRFFFPGRDIVQQIKTFLASNLNAPQHLDGEAVLNAITVQQGILVERAEDVFSFSHLTLQEYLTAQYIDDYRKVDQLVTEHLIDKRWKEVFLLVAGLMRGGADELLLSMEKEAQKYINTSKLQALLTWAEQVTAGAEGDFKPVGKRAVAIAIAIANTNVITMTYAICHTNAIVKAKALAI, encoded by the coding sequence ATGACAGGAATTGACGCTTGGGCGATATCAGTCGTTAGCGGTGTCGCAACTCCCATTTTTCAGTCCCTTTTGACAAGTGGCGGAAAGGTTCTAGGAAATGTTGGCAGAAGTTTAGATGAAACAACTAAAAAGATAATTTTTACTGCTTCCAAACAATATGAAAAGAAGTATGAAGAGCGTCATGGCATTCTCAAAGTGTTGGGAATGCGTGAACCTGTTAAGTTGGAATCTGTCTACACAGCAGTACAGTTTTTAGATGATGATGCTATCCGGAGCTTTGAATCTATCGAAAATTTAGAAAATTTCTATCGCCAAGCCAAAAATCGCAGATTTCAATCTCAAAATAGTCGCAAACAAGCAGGAATTAAAGTTGCTAATGATAAGCAATATCTGATGGTACTTGGTGGCCCGGGTGCGGGTAAGTCTACATTTCTCAGGAAAATGGGACAAGAAGCGCTCAAAGGGAAAAAAGGACAATTTATAAACTCCTGTATTCCAGTTTTTATCGAATTGAAAAAGTTTACATCGAGTGATATCAATATTGAAAAAATTATTGCTGAGGAGTTTGAACTTTGTGGTTTTCCAGACCCTGATAAATTTACAGCTAAAGCCTTAGAAGATGGTAAATTACTGATACTGCTAGATGGATTAGATGAAGTACCAACAAAGAAATTGACAGAGGCTATTAGCGAAATTCAAAACTTTGTTGACAAGTACGATAATAATCGTTTCATTACTTCCTGTCGTACAGCGGCTTATCGCACTGGGTTTCGCCGCTTTAGTGATGTGGTAATGGCAGATTTTGATGATGAACAAATTCAACAATTTATATATAACTGGTTTAATTCAGAAGCAGATAAACAGGTAAAAACAGGTGATAAATGCTGGGAATTACTACAAAAAGCAGAAAATGTTGCTGCTAAAGAGCTAGCCCATACTCCTTTGTTACTGACATTTCTTTGTTTGGTTTATGACCGTTCCCAAAGCTTTCCAGGTAATCGCAGTGTTCTTTACCGGAAAGCACTGCGGATACTTTTAGAAGAATGGGCGTCAGAAAAGCGAATTCTCCAAGATGAAATTTATCAAGGACTGCATACAGAATTAGAAGAGATATTACTATCCGAAATTGCTTATACAGGTTTCAAGTCTGATAGGTTTTTCTTTCCTGGACGCGATATTGTTCAGCAAATCAAAACATTCTTAGCAAGTAATCTTAATGCACCTCAACATTTAGATGGTGAAGCAGTTCTAAATGCTATTACTGTGCAACAAGGAATTTTGGTAGAACGAGCAGAAGATGTGTTTTCTTTCTCTCATCTGACGCTACAGGAATATTTAACAGCACAGTATATTGATGACTATCGCAAAGTTGACCAATTAGTTACTGAACACCTAATAGATAAACGCTGGAAAGAGGTGTTTTTGCTAGTAGCTGGGTTAATGCGGGGCGGTGCAGATGAGTTGTTATTGTCGATGGAAAAAGAAGCGCAAAAGTATATTAATACATCGAAACTGCAAGCATTATTAACTTGGGCAGAACAGGTAACAGCTGGAGCTGAAGGTGATTTTAAACCTGTGGGTAAACGTGCAGTTGCGATCGCGATCGCTATTGCCAACACTAACGTCATCACCATGACTTACGCTATTTGCCATACCAATGCTATTGTTAAGGCCAAAGCCCTAGCTATCTAA
- a CDS encoding biopolymer transporter ExbD, giving the protein MRLQDEPELPIQINIVPMIDVIFAILTFFIMSTLFLTRSEGLPVNLPKAATAKQQQVPTRITITVDDKKQISLNRKPVAINDLTQQVKALVGSDSEALVVINADEKVGYGDVVAVMDRVRQVEGAKLAIATQKP; this is encoded by the coding sequence ATGCGTCTACAAGATGAACCGGAACTCCCAATACAGATCAACATCGTACCGATGATTGATGTGATATTTGCAATTTTGACGTTTTTTATCATGTCAACTCTGTTTTTAACACGCTCAGAAGGATTGCCAGTCAATTTACCAAAAGCAGCAACGGCAAAACAACAGCAAGTTCCGACGAGGATTACGATCACAGTAGATGACAAAAAGCAGATAAGCTTGAATCGCAAACCTGTGGCAATTAATGATTTAACACAGCAAGTAAAGGCTTTAGTTGGCTCTGACTCAGAAGCTTTAGTGGTTATTAATGCTGATGAAAAAGTTGGTTATGGTGATGTAGTGGCAGTAATGGATCGAGTCCGTCAGGTTGAAGGGGCAAAGTTAGCGATCGCCACCCAAAAACCATAA